The segment GATGCAGACCGAGGGTGAGTACGCGGGTGCCCGGGCCGCCGCTCGCGCCGGCATCCCGTTCTCGTTGTCCACCATGGGCACGGCGTCCATCGAGGACGTCAAGGCCGCCAATCCGCACGGACGCAACTGGTTCCAGCTCTACATGTGGAAGGACCGGGACCGCTCGATGGCCCTGGTCGAGCGGGCCGCCGCGGCCGGCTATGACACCCTGCTGGTCACCGTCGACGTCCCGGTGGCCGGGGCCCGGCTACGCGACAAGCGCAACGGCATGTCCATCCCGCCCGCGCTGACGGCAAAGACGGTGCTCAATGCGCTGCCGCGGCCGCAGTGGTGGATCGACTTCCTGACCACCGAACCGCTGGCCTTCGCCTCGCTGGACCGTTGGTCGGGCACCGTCGCCGAACTGCTCGACACCATGTTCGACCCGACCGTCACCTTCGAGGATCTGGCCTGGATCAAGTCGCAGTGGCCGGGCAAGCTGGTGGTCAAGGGCATTCAGACGGTCGCCGACGCCCGCGCCGTCACCGACCTCGGCGTCGACGGTATCGTGCTGTCCAATCATGGTGGACGCCAGCTCGATCGGGCCCCCATTCCATTTCACCTGCTGCCTCAGGTCGCACCGGCGGTGGGTGACCGGACCGAGATCATCCTGGACACCGGCATCATGTCCGGCGCCGATATCGTCGCCTCCATCGCGTTGGGTGCCCGCTTCACCCTGGTCGGCCGCGCCTACCTGTACGGGCTGATGGCCGGCGGGGAAGCCGGCGTGGACCGGATGATCGCGATCCTCTCCGATCAGATCTCGCGCACCATGCGGCTGCTCGGTGTCGCCTCGCTCGACGAGCTGGAACCGGGGCACGTCACGCAGCTGCAGCGGTTGGTGCCGCGGCAGATCTAGTTTGGGTGGCGGCGGGGAGCCGATGCGACAAGGATGACTT is part of the Mycobacterium adipatum genome and harbors:
- a CDS encoding alpha-hydroxy acid oxidase; translation: MKRRIPKVADLAPLMQFKKPELNARTRRLAAALTVEDLRTIAKRRTPKAAFDYTDGSAEAELSLSRARQAFQDIEFHPAILRDVSKVDTSCTILGGRSELPFGIAPTGFTRMMQTEGEYAGARAAARAGIPFSLSTMGTASIEDVKAANPHGRNWFQLYMWKDRDRSMALVERAAAAGYDTLLVTVDVPVAGARLRDKRNGMSIPPALTAKTVLNALPRPQWWIDFLTTEPLAFASLDRWSGTVAELLDTMFDPTVTFEDLAWIKSQWPGKLVVKGIQTVADARAVTDLGVDGIVLSNHGGRQLDRAPIPFHLLPQVAPAVGDRTEIILDTGIMSGADIVASIALGARFTLVGRAYLYGLMAGGEAGVDRMIAILSDQISRTMRLLGVASLDELEPGHVTQLQRLVPRQI